GCGCAGGCATGATTCACCCCAACATGGCGACGATGCTCAGTCTAATTACGACAGACGCGGCGATTGCGCCGGACGTGTTGGGCGGATTGTTGCAAACGGCCGTCACCCACTCCTTCAACCGCATCTCCATAGACGGCGACACCAGCACCAACGATACCGTGCTGCTCCTGGCCAACGGGGCCAGCGGCATGGCCGTAGACGACCACACCAGCATCATCGCCTTCGGCGAGGCGCTCAACTGGCTCTGCGCTCAATTGGCCCGGATGATTGTGAAGGATGGCGAAGGGGCGACAAAATTTGTCGAGATTCAGGTCTGCGGCGCCCAAAGCCGCGCCAACGCCCACGCCATCGCCAACACTATCGCTACCTCGCCATTGGTCAAAACCGCCTTTGCCGGCAGTGATCCCAACTGGGGGCGTATTCTGGCAGCGGCCGGCCGCGCCGGAGTTCCCTTCGACCAGCACCGCGTCACTCTGTCCATCGGCACGCGCCAGCCGGATGAGCTGACGCTGCTGCGCTGGGGAGACGTGATGAACTACCGCGAGGAAGACGCGGCGGCGATCTTCGACCGGCCGGAGTTCCTCATTCGCCTGGATTTGGGCGCGGGTGAAGCCGGCGAGACGGTCTGGACTTGCGACCTGAGCCACAATTATGTGAGCATCAACGCCGATTACCGGACGTGAACCGATGATCCATTTGCGATCTATCACAGCAAAGGCGTGGCAAAAGCAGGCCAACGCCCAATTCCCCTTCAACCTGCCCATTCTCGCCTCGCTGCGCGAATTGACCTTTGCCGAGCCAGTGACGTTTTTTGTAGGCGAGAATGGCTCTGGCAAATCCACCCTGCTGGAGGCGATTGCCTGCGCCGCGAACGCGACGACGGTGGGCAGCGAGAGCGTGCGAACGGATAAGACGTTAACGGCCGTTCGCCACTTCGCCCAACATCTCCAACTCTCCTGGAACCGGCGCACCCATCGCGGCTTCTTCCTTCGCGCCGAGGATTTCTTTGGCTACGCCAAGAGCCAGGCGCAGCTGCGGCAGGAGATGGAAGCGGGACTGAGCGCGGTTGACCAGGAATATCAGGGCCGCTCTAAACTGGCAACCGACCTGGCGAAAATGCCTTACGCCAGAGAGCTGCACGACATGAAGCAGCGCTATGGTGATGGGCTAGACGGCCGTTCACATGGCGAGAGTTTTCTCGCGCTCTTTCAGGCGCGATTTGTGCCCAACGGCCTCTACCTGCTGGACGAGCCGGAAGCGCCGCTCTCCCCCATCCGCCAATTGGCCTTCATCGCCGCCCTCAAGCAGATGGTGGCGCAGGAGGCACAGTTCATCATCGCCACCCACTCGCCGATCATCATGGCCTTCCCCAGCGCGACGATTTTGCACTTTGATGGGGCGCAGATTCAGCCAGCCAGCTATGACGACCTGGAACACGTCCGGCTGACCAGGGATTTTCTGAACAACCCAGAGGCATATTTGAGACATTTGGGAAATAACACGGGGGTCGCGGAGAGGCTTGGAGAATGAGCGCATGAGGACCTGATGGGACGGCCGTTTCCAAAAACCAACGGCCGACTTCGTCTGCCATTACCTCCACAGCCTGCCCCTCGACCAGTGGCTGTTCAAGCAAGACATCACCGGCGCGCCATTCCTCTGATCGCCACGAATCCCGATGAAGTGCAATAACCCCTCTTCGAGGAATACAGCAACGCCTACTGCTCTCCCTCTCGTGTCCCGTCAAACGACCGGGTCAGCGTATGGACATCTATACGGTCAGTGTCGGGAGCAGCATAATAAACGGTAGCCGTTACCTCGTAGTAGGTGGTCGGTTTTTTGTCGCGCAGATGCATGGTCAGGGAGAAATTAGCGTCTGCTGTCTCGATGACATTCAGCCAGCCGGCCGTTTCGCCGCGTTCGTTGACCACCCGCACTTCAATACATGGTTTTTCCAGGAATGGGGTCAAATGAAAGCCGACGGCCACACGACGGCCGTCTGGGTACACATACAGCCCCAGCTCATTCAGCCGCACGTCCTCGCGCGATTTCGGCGTTTGCGCCGGGTCATCAAAAAAGTTTATCTGCATTGCCACCTCTGGGGTTCATAAGCCGTAAACCGTAAGTCGGATTACGGATTACGGTTTACGTCTCACGTCCACGTCTCCAACTTCTCCAACACCTGCACCAATGTCACCTGCCACTCGTGGGTGCTTAACTCGCGGGGCATCCACACGGCCGATTTGCTGACGCGCACCTGATTACCCAAATAACGCTGCAAACGATACCGGTCCAGGTTGTCCTTTTCAACGATGCGTACCTTGATCTGCCCGGCTTCGGTGGTAACGGCCGTCACCCCCGCCCGCTGCGCCAGCGCCTTCACCCGCAGTTGATACAACAAATTATGCACCGGGTCCGGTATCGGGCCAAAACGATCGGCTAATTCCTCGGCCATCTCATCTATCTCCGGCAGCGTGCCCAGCAGCGCCATGCGCCGGTACAGGCGCAGCCGCAGCGCCGCGTCCGGAACATAATCCGTCGGCACATAGGCTGCCAGAGGCACGTCAATCAACACCGCCTCCGGGATTTCCGTTGGGAGCGCTTCGCCGGCTTCCAGCGCCTTGCGCTTCTTCACCGCATTGGTCAGCAGCCGGGTGTACAAATCGAACCCTACGGCCGAAATATGGCCGCTCTGCGACGCCCCCAACAAATCGCCGGCGCCGCGAATTTCCATGTCGCGCATGGCGATGGTGTAGCCCGCGCCCAATTCGGTATTCTCGGCCAGCGTCTCCAACCGCGCCTGGGCGTCTGGGGTGATCTGCCGCCAGGGCGCGTGGAAGAAATAGGCATAGGCGCGGCGCGCCCCTCGCCCCACCCGGCCGCGAAGCTGGTACAACTGCGACAGACCAAACTGCTCAGCGCGGTCTACAATCAGGGTATTGGCGTTGGGAAAGTCCAGGCCACTTTCGATGATGGTCGTGGACAGCAAAATATCAATGCGGCCTTCGGCAAAATCCAGCATGATCTGCTCCAACTGCCGTTCGCTCATTTGTCCGTGCCCCACCGCCAGCCGCGCCTCCGGCACAAGCGCCGCCAACCGCGCCCGCATGATGTCAATGGTCTGTACCCGGTTGTGGACAAAAAATATCTGCCCGCCCCGGTCCAATTCACGCAAGATGGCGCCTTTGAGTCGCGTCTCGTCCACCTCGCCGACGTAGGTCTGCACCGGCAGCCGTTCAGCCGGGGCAGTGTCTATGACGCTGATATCGCGCACCCCGGTCAGGCTCATGTACATGGTGCGGGGGATGGGCGTGGCAGTCATGGTTAACACATCCACTTCGGTGCGCCACTGCTTCAGTTTTTCCTTATGGGCGACGCCAAAGCGCTGCTCCTCGTCTATGATGACCAGGCCCAAATCTTTGAAGGACACATCGTCAGACAACAGGCGGTGGGTTCCGATGATGATATCCACGTCGCCGGTGCGCAGGCTTTTGACGATATGATCCTGCTGCACGGCCGTGCGGAAGCGCGACAACATCTCCACTTTCATGGGAAAGGGCGACAACCGTTCCTTAAAAGTGTTAAAATGCTGCTGCGCCAGGATCGTCGTCGGGACCAGAATAGCGACCTGCTTATTGTCCAGAACCGCCTTAAACGCGGCGCGTAAAGCCACCTCCGTTTTGCCATAACCCACGTCGCCACAAATCAAGCGGTCCATCGGCCGGGCCGTTTGCATATCGGCCTTCACCTCGGCGATGACCCGCAGTTGGTCTTCGGTTTCGCGGTAGGGGAAGCTGGCTTCCAGTTCCACCTGCCACTCGTCGTCGGACGGGAAGGCGTGGCCGTCTATGGATTCACGAGCAGCGTACAGCTCCAGCAGCTCACCCGCCAGCTCATCGGCGGCTTCCTGTGCTTTGGCTTTGGTGGCTGTCCAGCTCTTTTCGCCCAGGCGGTGGATGGCCGGCGGCCGTTCATCGGAGCCGATCCATTTGCCCAGCCGGTCGGCGTGATGCACCGGCACGTAAAGCACATCGCTGTTGGCGTACTGCACCAGCAGATATTCCCGCTCCATGCCGCCCACCGCCCGCGAAACCAGCCCCATAAATTTACCGATACCATACTCCAGATGGACGACGTAATCACCGGCGGCGATGTCGGCAAAATAGGTTTCTGGAGCGGTGGGGCGCGTCTGCTGCCAGCGGCGCGGCGCGGGGCGGCTCCAGCCAAAAATCTCGGCGTCGCTGAGTAAATCCAGCAGGATTTTGTTGTCTTCGCGCCGTACCAGATTAAACCCTTCGCTGACCGCGCCGTGAACAAAGGTCAGCGTGCCCGGCTCTGGCAAATGAGGCAGCGTTTCGACGGGGTGGGCATGGGTGGCGGCGTTGGGCAGCAGCAGTGATGGCTGACTGGCCCGGTTTTCTTCACGCCACAGTTCGGCCAGGCGCGCCGCCTGCAAACTAACCACCACCACACGATCATTTTCGATGCGTGTTTGTTTGAGTTGGGTCATCAGCGGCCGCATCTGACCGCCGTAGCGTGGTCCCGGTTCAAAAGCGTCGGCCAGACCGCCAAACGGCCGTTCACTACTTTCCACCCCTTCGCCCAACACCAGCGGCTGCCACCAGGCCAGGTCGGCGGCGGCGATGGACCAATCGAGAATAGGCGATGGGTAATCGGGCGGCAGGAGGGGCTGCTCGGCGGCAATCTGGTTGGCGTGTTGGTCCAGGTCTTGCACGGCCGTTACCAATTCGCGCCAATCATCCACCACCACCAGCGCGTTTTCCGGCAAATAATCCAACAGGGTGGCGGGTTGGGCATAGATTAGCGGCAGGTAAAATTCCAGGTGGGCGAAGGTACGGCCGTTTTGCAAATCGGCGATGTCATCGCGCCAGGAAGGCAGGCTGCCGGGCGCCGGACGGGCGTCTTCCGGCAGTACGAGGCCATACCGCTGCGCCGCTTCCGGTAGCGCCTCGCGCGCCGGGGGGACGACGATGCCTATTTCTTGTGCCGCCGGGTCCATTTCCAATGAGCGCTGCGTCGCCAGGTCGAAGTAACGCAGGGTATCAATTTCATCGCCAAACAGCTCGATACGCACCGGATACGGCGATGAAGCCGGGAAAATATCCACGATGCCGCCGCGCCGGCTGAACTGCCCCGGCGATTCGACCACGCTGACCGCTTCGTAACCGATTTCAGCCCAGCCGCCCAACGTCTTTTCCAGGTCCAACCGCCGCCCAACGCGCAAGACGCGGGTGGCTGCCAAAAAGCGCCGCTTAGGCAGTGTCTTCTGCAAAAAGGCGCGCGCCGATGTGACGATGAGCGGCGGCTTCCCCGCCGCCGGGATTTGCGGATGTTGTCCGGCCATCAGGCGGGACAATACACGCAGGCGAGACAGCCGGGCCGTTTCGCCCCAGGGGGCGCGGTCGTAGGGCAAGGGGGTTGGTTCGTAGAAACGGTAGACGCTGTTGTCATCGGGCAGCCACGCTTCCAGGGCTTGCATCCAGCGGGAGGCAGCGTCCACCTTGCCGGTCAGCAGCAAGATGGGAACCTGGCGGGCGCGAAACAGCCGCGCCAGCACCGGGGCGCGCGCGCCGGGCGGGAGGAGCAGGGGGGAAACGGCCGTTTCCCCATCCAAACCCTTGATGACGGCCGTAAAGGCCGGTAGTTCGTCGAAGACGTTGAGAAGGCCGGAAAGATCCATGGGAATTGTGAATTGTGAATTGTGTATTGTGGACGATGGACAAGCACTATTGCTGCACCTGTCACCTACCACCTATCAACTATCAACTACTCTCCCGGTAAACTGCCATTATGCCGGGACATGGCTAACTGGATGCCTTCGGTGACGTAGGTGTAGGCGGCTTTGGCGGCTTCGTCGAGGATTTCGGCGACCAGCGGCAGGTCGGTGGGGCCGAAATCTTGCAGGACGTAGGCGGCGGGGGGCATTTGTCCTGGCGGGCGGCCAATGCCCAGGCGCAGGCGGGGAAATTCTTGCCCCAGGTGATTGATGATGGATTTCATGCCGTTGTGCCCGCCGGCGCCCCCTTTTTCGCGCAGACGCACTGTGCCCAGGGGCAGGTCTAGTTCATCATAAACGACCAACACGTTGGCCGCCGGGACCTTGTAAAAGTTTGCCAGCGGACCCACAGCGCTGCCGCTGTCGTTCATGTAGGTTTGCGGCTTGGCCAGGATGACAGGGTGCTCGGCGATACGGCCGTTGCCCGTCAGCGCCTTATTCTGCACCTTGCCCAGCGCGATGCCATGCAGCCCCGCCAGCTTATCCACCGCCATAAAGCCCACGTTGTGCCGGTTCTTCTCATATCTGCGGCCTGGATTGCCCAGGCCCACAATCAGAAAACGCTCTTCGTTCACGTCAGTCAGTTCATCCACGTCGGGCCTCACCCGGCTTAACAAGTTTGTCCACCAATGGGTCATAAATGGGTCATAAATGGGTCATAAATGGGTCATAGTTCATTCATTGATTGGCCGGTTGTTAGCCAACCGGCCAACCCTGTTATTGCTCCAGGTCCAATTCGTACAAATTCCACAATTCGGACGTTTGGGTGGTGTCTAGTTGGAAATTGCGCACTTCTGGCTGAGTAGCGGCCACTTTGAGATTGGTGAACAACGGGATACCCGGCAGCTCCTGGCTGAAGATACGCAGCGCCGCCTGGTGATTGGTGATGTAAGCGTCTGTGCCCGGCAGCGATTGCCCGGCCGTGCGGCAGGCGGCGTCGTATTCCGCATTGCGCCAACCGGTGGGGTTGATATTGTTCCAACCGCCATACCCTTCTTCACGCGGGCCGGTGATATTTTCTGACAACCAGAGATTACACGGGGGCTGTGCGGCCGCGCGCCAGGCCAGCGCGCCCATGTCGAACCGGCGGCCAAACAGCGAACCCAGCGGCCCATCACCGTACCATTCGGCCGGCTGGCGGAAGTCCAGGTCTACAACCAGACCACATTCAGCCAGATCGGCCTGCACCATTTCCAGCACCCGCGCCCGCAGCGGGCTGGCGGCATCGGCGCTGAGGCGGAAGCGGAAGGGCACGGCCGTTTCCGGCTGTTCGCGCACGCCATCTTCATCGGTATCCACGTAGCCCAATTCATCCAGCAGGGCGCGGCCGGCGGCCGGGTCGTAGGGCCATTGGGCCACATCGGCCGGGAAGAGTGGATGTTCGGCGGGGGTAAAGGTGTGCAAGAGTTCGGCGCGGCCGTCTAACAACTCATCCACCATACGCTGTCGGTCAATGCAGGAAGTGATCGCCTGCCGCACCTGGACATCGGTAAACCAGGGGGGACGGGTGCTGGCGTACTCTTTGATCGGCTCAATGCCAAAGGCGATCTGCTCGAAGAACGGGCTGTTGACCACATGGGCCTGCACCAGCCCGGCGTCGGCGGCGGCCAAAACATCGGCCACCGCTTCCGGGGCGATGACATCCTGGGCGACAACGTGGCACTCGCCAGGCAGCAAATCCTCGGTCAACCCGGTGTTGACCTTAAACAGAACCGAGGCCAGGTGGGGCAGCCCTTCGTCGGCGCGGTAATAGGCGGGATTGGGTTCCAGGCGAATGGTCGCGCCAGGAATCCATTCGGCGACGACAAAGGGGCCATTGCCCAGCGGCTTTTCCCGTGCTTCGGGCAAAGCCAGCAGTTCGACGGCCGAATAAAGGCCGTACTGGTGGCGCGGCAGCGGCGTCCAGACATTGGTGACAAAGCTGGAATCAATAAAACCGGGAATACCCACCCACTGCACTGTTAAATCGCCGGTGGCTGTGTAGGCGGCCGTGCGCTCTATCTTTATTTTACTGCCCGGCGTCACCGGGTCGGCGGCAATCTCAAAGCTGAACACCGAATCGTCGGCCGTCACCGGCTTGCCATCGGCCCAGGTCATTGGCTGAAAAGTAAATTCGACCACCATTTGCTGCATCGGCACACGCGATTTGTCGAAGCGCACCAGGTCGCCATCGGCGCTGCGCACCGTCACACCATCGGTAAAGCGCCGGACAAGCCCGTTGGCGTCTAGCACCGTTGTGTTCTCGCGTACCTCGACTGTCTCAATGCGCACGCCGCCATTCTCGACTGAAGGCAAATCCACCAGACCTTGCGCCTGGTAATCGAAGCCAAGTGTGGTTAGAAGATTTTCGTAGAGGGCGTGGCGGACGGAAACGGCCGTCAACGAGTTGTCACCATACAAAAAGAGACTGGTCGGTTCAGCGGCCACGCAGACCACCAATTCTTTGGGCGGCGGTGGGGTGGCGGTGGGCTGCGGCGCAGCCGTCGGGGCCTGGGTGGCGACGGCCGTCGCCACCACCTCGGCCGTCGCTAAAACAGCAACTGTAGCGTCAGGCTCAGATTGGGCAGCGGTGACGTTGACCACCGCGGTGGGAGACAACGTGGGGGGTGTGGCCGCGTTTTGTTCACGGCAAGCAGCCAACAACAACATACTGAAACAAGATACCAAAATTGCTTTTAACCAATTCATTTTCACTCTCCACAGATTAGTGTACGTATTCCGTATTCCGTATTCCGTATTGCGTATTGCGTAATCCGTAGAGCGCCGCCTCTGGCTAGATGCCAACGGGAAACGGCATACGGACTGCGGTTTACGGCTATTAGACCCCAAAATTTGGCTGTTCTTGATACACTCAGTCGCGCTTCTGGGGACGCTGCCAATAGCTGCGCCAAAGCCAGCGAAAGAAGGCGCGCAGCAGCAGGTAAAGCGCCAATCCGCCAAAGATGAGCGCGGTGAAGCGGGCGCCCTGCCAAAAAGCGCGGCCAAAACGGCCGCCATCTATGCCCGCCAGTTGGTCAAAGACGCCCCCGGTCACGGCTGCATCCTGCGGCGCGCTCACCGCGCCGCTGCCCGGGTTAGCCGGAGCGGCCGGCGGGGTGGGGGTGGGAAACGGCGTCAACGATGGCAGGGCGGTTGGCTGTTGAAAAACGGCCGTTTCGCCGGCAGTAGGTGTTGTCGCCAGAGCCGGGGCAGCCCCATCGGTGGTCGCGGTGGGTGTGGCGGTCGGCGTAACATCCGCGTTCGCCACCACCAGGTCGGTGACGAAATATTCGTCGTAGTTGTAATCGGCCCGCACCACGCGCAGACGTAGTTGGTAACGGCCGTCTGGGAAAACGGGCGCCCCCACATCACGCCCAATCGTCGTGTCCCACACTGCCAGCGTGCCCTGGTTAACCGGCAGGCTGCCTTCGGCGAAGACAATCCAATCGGCCGTGGGGTCAGATACGTGGCGAAAAGCCATCTCATAGCGCAAATAATCAGGGTGAACGGCCGTGCCCATCACGCGCACCACCCCGGCAATCGTCTCGCCAGAAACCGGTTGTGTGATACCATTACCGGACTGCGCCCAAACAGGTTGGACGACCAACTGGCCCGGTGCGCCCATCGCCAACACCGCCAACGTTAAGAGCGGTATAACGAGGCGATACAAGGCTGGCAGCACCATTCGCTTTCGTTTAAGATACAGATGTTTCATCATAAAAGCGTGGTGACGCAGCATGACTATGCAAAACAAACAGTGGAGTCTACCACAAACGGATCCACGTGACGAATAAATCTCTACTCTGCCCGGCCCGCAGACAGCGGGAACTCCGGGGAATTATAAGGAACAGTATGCCCCAAATTCATCAATCTCTGCGGCAAGCCCTCTTTTTTTTCAGCCTGTTTGGTCTGCTGATTTTGGCCGCGTGCGGCCCCAGCGTCGCCCCTGGCGAGGGCGAGATCGGCCAAGCAGCAGCGCCAACCAGTGACGCCAACCTGTTGGCAGCGCCAATTGACCCGGCGGCCGTCTTTAGCGCTCCCCGTTCGGCCAGCAGCAGCGCCGACGGCGAAGTAGACGCCAATGGGCTGCCGGTTGGGTTTTTGGCCGACGGCCGTCCCTATCGTGGCAGCCTGGACGCGCCGGTCGTCATTGAAGAGTTTTCCGATTTTCAATGCCCGTTTTGCAGCCGGTTCGCGCTGCAAACCCTGTCGCAGATCAACCAAAACCAGGTGGCTTCCGGCGAAGTCCTGTTTCTCTATTACGATTTCCCCCTGAGCAGCATCCATCCCCAGGCGGAGGCCGCGGCCAACGCTACCCGCTGCGCCGCCGACCAGGGCGCGGCCGCCTATTGGGATATGCACGATTTGCTCTTTGCGCGCATGGACGCCTGGGGCAACAGCCAGGCCAACAGCACCTTCATCGCCTATGCCGAAGAATTAGGGCTGGACAGCGCCATCTTCGCTGAATGCGTGCAAAGCAACAAACACATCGAAGCAGTGCGCGACGATGTGGACCTGGGCTTGAGCCGGGGCGTTTCCAGCACACCGAGTTTCTTCATTAACGAACAACCCCTCATTGGCGCCCAGCCGTTGGAGGTGTTTAACCAGGCCATTGCCACCATCCAAAACGGCGGTGAGTTAACCGCTAATCAACCGGCCAACACCGAGCCACCAACCCCAACCCCGGTCGCCATCTCCGAAGAAGGCGTGGCGGCCACCTTGGGCAGCGCCGAGGCCCCCTACACCATCGTGGAATTTACCGATTACGGCTGCGCGGCGTGCGCCCGGTACGTGGCCGACACGCTGCCCACGTTGAAGGAAATATTGGTAGATTCCGGCCAGGTCCGCTACATTCTGAAAGATTTCCCCCAGGCGGCCAGCGGAACTGCCGCCCAAACGGCCGCTGCCGCCGCCCGCTGCGCCGGCGAACAAGACGCCTATTGGCCGATGCACGAAGCGTTGTTTGCCACGCAAGAGGTATGGGTGCAAAACCAGGCCAGCGCGGATGCCCATTTCCAGACGTTGGCTGCCGACCTGAACCTGGACCAGGCGGCGTTTCGCGGCTGCCTGAGCAGCGGGCAGTTTGATGCGGCCATTCAAACGGCCGTTGCCGAAGGGCAGCGCGTGGCCGTTGGTGAACTGCCCTACTTTTTCATCGAAGGCTACCCTCTCAGCGGCGCGGAACCCAACAGCGTGGCTGTAGCCCTGGGCCTGCCGATGAACGTGCCGATTGACGGCGCTTACAGCATCGGCGACCCCAACGCGCCGATCACCATTGTCGAATATACCGATTACCAATGCCCGTTCTGCACGCGCCATTTTGCTGAAACATTGCCGCTGCTGCGCCAAAATTTCATTGACACCGGTAAGGTTTTGTACGTATTTAAGGATTTCCCCCTGACCAACATTCATCCGCAGGCGGTGTTGGCGGCGGCGGCGGCGCGCTGCGCCGGGGCGCAAGAGGCTTACATGCCGATGCACGATGCTTTGTTTACCAACCAGTCGCTCTGGAGCGGACAAAACAACGCCGCCGATTTATTTGTCGGGTTTGCGGCGGACCTGGGGCTGGACAGCGATCTGTTTCGGACCTGTCTGGAAAGTGGCGAGATGGAAACGGCCGTGTTCGCCGATCTGAACGAAGGCATGAGTTTTGGCGTCAATGGCACACCGGCTTTTTTCATTAACGGCTTTTTGGTTTCCGGCGCGCTGCCCTACGCCAGTTTTGAGCAAGGTTTAAACGGGCTGTTGGCCGACAGCGAACAGCAATAGAGTGACGCAAACGGGCAGCACACGCGCGCCGCGCAATCGCACCATTACTTTGTCTGACGAGGAGCGGCTCTTGTATAGCCGCCGCTGTGTGCGGCTGGATGACCCCGCGCCATTGGCGGCCATTGTCAACCGCACCATCCAGCAGGATTTGTTTACCCTGCTGGATTGGCTGCCCGCCGCATCGGTGGATTTGCTGTTCGCCGACCCGCCCTATAATCTGAGCAAATCGTTTAATGGACGGCCGTTTACCCCCCTATCCCTGGCCGATTACGAAACATGGCTGGCAACCTGGCTGCGGCCGCTCAGGCGGGTACTCAAGCCTACCGCCTCGCTGTATGTCTGTGGTGATTGGCGCTCGGCGGCGGCCATTCAGCGGGTGTTGGCAAGCCATTTTGTGGTGCGCAACCGCATCACCTGGGAGCGGGAGAAAGGGCGCGGCGCGGCGCGAAACTGGAAAAACTGTGCCGAAGACATCTGGTTTGCCACCTGCGGCGACGAGTACACCTTCAACGTGGATGCTGTCAAACTGAAGCGACGGGTGATTGCCCCGTACACCCAGGCCGACGGGCAGCCCAAAGATTGGCAGGCGGGGCAAGACGGCCGTTTTCGCCTGACCCACCCCGCCAATATCTGGACCGACCTCACCGTGCCCTTCTGGTCTATGCCCGAAAACACCGACCACCCCACGCAAAAACCGGAGAAACTGCTGGCAAAAATCATCCTGGCCTCTTCCCAAACCGGCGACGTGGTTCTGGACCCATTTCTCGGTTCGGGCACAACCTCGGTGGTGGCCCACAAATTGGGCCGCCGCTTTATCGGCATTGAAGTGGACGAGACCTACGCCTGCCTGGCCGAAAAGAGGCTGGCCCAGGCCGCCGACGATCCGCACATTCAGGGCTACACCGACGGTTTCTTCTGGGAACGCAACAGCGGCGGGAAATAGACTTATGTTTTTTCGGTTTCATGATCTAACGATCGAGTTGGTCAGCACCGATGGGCGAATTCGGGCGCAGTGGGCTTATTTGCTGGCCGGTTGGCTGCAAGCCGAAAGTACGACCAGACCAGATATTCGTTTGGAATTAACCTGGGCGGAGGATTTACCAGAACGGCCGTCTACGCCGCCTATCTTTGTGGACCAGGAATCGCGCACCGATGCGCCGGCCATTTTGACGGTTTACGCCGAGGCGGATGGGGCTGCGCTGCTGCATTTTCACCAGGCGGGCCTGCTGCGCGTGCCGCTAACAGCGCCACAGCCGGGCGTAACACTGGTGGCGACGGGGGTGATCACCCCGGCGTCGTTGGCGAACGGCCGTTTTGAGGATGTGACTTTCACCGGGCTGGCCCCCATGCTGCGGCGGCATGGCTATTTTTTACTGCACGCTTTTGCCGCTGTCAGGGATGGCCGGGCGGCGCTGTTGGTCGGTGCATCGGGCAGCGGCAAGACGACGACTGGCCTAAATTTGCTGCTGAACGGCTGGGAACTGCTGAGCAACGATGTGGCTCTTTTGCACCTGCGACCCGACGGCGTGTATGTGTTGGCCGCACCCGATATTGTGAGTATACGGCCGTTTACCCTGGAACTGCTGCCCCAATTAAGCGCCAAACTGGCCGCACCGGCGGCCGGGCGCGCTCAGGTGATCAGCGCGTTTGCGCTGACTGACGGCCGTTGGGCGTCGCCCAGCAAAGCGACGACCGTTTATTTCCCCCAAATCACCGATCAGCCAACCCGCCTGGCCCCGCTCAGCCGGGCCATTGGTCTGGCGCGGCTGATGGAACAAAGCGTGGACCAATGGGATACGGCCGTACTGCCCGACCACATAGCCATTTTGCAGGCGCTCAGCCAGCAAACGGCCGTCTACACCCTCTTTTTAGGGCCCCGACGTGGCCCGACTGAACGGCATCATTACAGCCTGACGATTGGGAATTGACAATGGGTGCGTTCCAAATGGTTGAGCAGGTAGGGGCGAGACAGGCGGGGGACATCTTTGCCAATCACCCATGCCTCACCCCAACATGTCTCGCTCTCTTCTTTGCCTGGCGTCGGCATATATCGGGCGAGGTGGCGCGAGAAGATGCCG
This DNA window, taken from Candidatus Leptovillus gracilis, encodes the following:
- the argJ gene encoding bifunctional glutamate N-acetyltransferase/amino-acid acetyltransferase ArgJ, whose protein sequence is MQHLPDGTVTSPQGFRATAVSAHIKYPDRLDLALIVSEQDCAAAGQFTTNQVAAAPVVVDRETLKANDSHIRAVLINSGNANAATGQPGLENARATQRLVAQAIGCTADEVLVMSTGVIGVPLPMARLAAGIAAAGEEINRGKAESAEGREGGGLAVARAIMTTDTRPKHLAVSVELPGGRVIIGGMAKGAGMIHPNMATMLSLITTDAAIAPDVLGGLLQTAVTHSFNRISIDGDTSTNDTVLLLANGASGMAVDDHTSIIAFGEALNWLCAQLARMIVKDGEGATKFVEIQVCGAQSRANAHAIANTIATSPLVKTAFAGSDPNWGRILAAAGRAGVPFDQHRVTLSIGTRQPDELTLLRWGDVMNYREEDAAAIFDRPEFLIRLDLGAGEAGETVWTCDLSHNYVSINADYRT
- a CDS encoding AAA family ATPase, which encodes MIHLRSITAKAWQKQANAQFPFNLPILASLRELTFAEPVTFFVGENGSGKSTLLEAIACAANATTVGSESVRTDKTLTAVRHFAQHLQLSWNRRTHRGFFLRAEDFFGYAKSQAQLRQEMEAGLSAVDQEYQGRSKLATDLAKMPYARELHDMKQRYGDGLDGRSHGESFLALFQARFVPNGLYLLDEPEAPLSPIRQLAFIAALKQMVAQEAQFIIATHSPIIMAFPSATILHFDGAQIQPASYDDLEHVRLTRDFLNNPEAYLRHLGNNTGVAERLGE
- the mfd gene encoding transcription-repair coupling factor, with protein sequence MDLSGLLNVFDELPAFTAVIKGLDGETAVSPLLLPPGARAPVLARLFRARQVPILLLTGKVDAASRWMQALEAWLPDDNSVYRFYEPTPLPYDRAPWGETARLSRLRVLSRLMAGQHPQIPAAGKPPLIVTSARAFLQKTLPKRRFLAATRVLRVGRRLDLEKTLGGWAEIGYEAVSVVESPGQFSRRGGIVDIFPASSPYPVRIELFGDEIDTLRYFDLATQRSLEMDPAAQEIGIVVPPAREALPEAAQRYGLVLPEDARPAPGSLPSWRDDIADLQNGRTFAHLEFYLPLIYAQPATLLDYLPENALVVVDDWRELVTAVQDLDQHANQIAAEQPLLPPDYPSPILDWSIAAADLAWWQPLVLGEGVESSERPFGGLADAFEPGPRYGGQMRPLMTQLKQTRIENDRVVVVSLQAARLAELWREENRASQPSLLLPNAATHAHPVETLPHLPEPGTLTFVHGAVSEGFNLVRREDNKILLDLLSDAEIFGWSRPAPRRWQQTRPTAPETYFADIAAGDYVVHLEYGIGKFMGLVSRAVGGMEREYLLVQYANSDVLYVPVHHADRLGKWIGSDERPPAIHRLGEKSWTATKAKAQEAADELAGELLELYAARESIDGHAFPSDDEWQVELEASFPYRETEDQLRVIAEVKADMQTARPMDRLICGDVGYGKTEVALRAAFKAVLDNKQVAILVPTTILAQQHFNTFKERLSPFPMKVEMLSRFRTAVQQDHIVKSLRTGDVDIIIGTHRLLSDDVSFKDLGLVIIDEEQRFGVAHKEKLKQWRTEVDVLTMTATPIPRTMYMSLTGVRDISVIDTAPAERLPVQTYVGEVDETRLKGAILRELDRGGQIFFVHNRVQTIDIMRARLAALVPEARLAVGHGQMSERQLEQIMLDFAEGRIDILLSTTIIESGLDFPNANTLIVDRAEQFGLSQLYQLRGRVGRGARRAYAYFFHAPWRQITPDAQARLETLAENTELGAGYTIAMRDMEIRGAGDLLGASQSGHISAVGFDLYTRLLTNAVKKRKALEAGEALPTEIPEAVLIDVPLAAYVPTDYVPDAALRLRLYRRMALLGTLPEIDEMAEELADRFGPIPDPVHNLLYQLRVKALAQRAGVTAVTTEAGQIKVRIVEKDNLDRYRLQRYLGNQVRVSKSAVWMPRELSTHEWQVTLVQVLEKLETWT
- a CDS encoding aminoacyl-tRNA hydrolase — translated: MTHWWTNLLSRVRPDVDELTDVNEERFLIVGLGNPGRRYEKNRHNVGFMAVDKLAGLHGIALGKVQNKALTGNGRIAEHPVILAKPQTYMNDSGSAVGPLANFYKVPAANVLVVYDELDLPLGTVRLREKGGAGGHNGMKSIINHLGQEFPRLRLGIGRPPGQMPPAAYVLQDFGPTDLPLVAEILDEAAKAAYTYVTEGIQLAMSRHNGSLPGE